The proteins below are encoded in one region of Acidobacteriota bacterium:
- a CDS encoding (2Fe-2S)-binding protein produces the protein MSSTVNRATPDRTTLALTVNGEEHAVVFPTHHTLLEVLREECGLTGTKHGCELGECGTCTVLVDGQPVLSCLVLAADMEDKAIETVEGMQEGNDLHPLQAAFADLGAAQCGYCTPGILMTAQALLVENPDPSREEMRQALAGNLCRCTGYHKILEAIEHAAAVLRDDEHEVAPEAIYGSPVPEAT, from the coding sequence ATGTCCTCTACCGTCAACCGAGCCACCCCGGACCGCACGACCCTCGCCCTCACCGTCAACGGCGAGGAGCACGCGGTGGTCTTCCCCACTCACCATACGCTGCTCGAAGTGCTGCGTGAAGAGTGCGGCCTCACCGGCACCAAGCACGGCTGCGAACTCGGCGAGTGCGGCACCTGCACGGTACTGGTGGACGGCCAGCCGGTGCTCTCTTGCCTAGTCCTGGCGGCGGACATGGAGGACAAGGCGATCGAAACCGTAGAGGGGATGCAGGAGGGCAACGACCTCCACCCCCTACAGGCCGCCTTCGCGGACCTGGGCGCCGCCCAGTGCGGCTACTGCACGCCGGGCATCTTGATGACCGCCCAGGCGCTGCTGGTCGAGAATCCGGACCCCAGCCGCGAGGAAATGCGTCAGGCTCTGGCCGGCAATCTCTGCCGCTGCACCGGCTACCACAAGATCCTGGAAGCCATCGAGCACGCCGCCGCGGTCCTACGCGACGACGAGCACGAAGTGGCGCCGGAGGCGATCTACGGCTCCCCGGTGCCGGAAGCCACCTGA
- a CDS encoding right-handed parallel beta-helix repeat-containing protein, which produces MTSVPCRWLLAGAAVLASFALPLSAGSLETLTLPGPGGNGGMYLPDLQATYPGVDWQTLDRLYIPAAHYRFIRLGNLPLRSPTNPLVITNSGGQVRVGGLDFHYVFSITGGANWKLTGRWDADEATGHPDFRGHAEGDYANSRGTYGFLVDDAFEDTNSGLGIGGGATDFEVEMVEIRHVGFAGMSVKTDDAGDAHMENVSIHDNYIHDVGSEGVYFGSTQSQPQHKISGLRFFNNRIVRTGTEAVQLGQLGGGSEIHHNVFVWGALDWKSPFQPFQDNNGQLSSREGSVEIHHNVFIGGASKFFILFNQVVAGDTHLPTDRFHLHDNYFSHSRHFGAYFQSGADGVTRFTFEDNFFRAIHFHYDEHSPGQQDFNAVFRIFNTANPIEVTGNHWQGDQDLVQAAGDNVALSGNVNGFVDFYAFADSGFPADFDYLLLEEWADVSTQGAAPIFYSQGDWVMHEGALYECIAPGSHTDRRPPDFPDTWAPRPLPPDDLRRDPDGPYRGIGLLDESGIFVDGFESGDTGAWSAVSF; this is translated from the coding sequence ATGACCTCCGTTCCTTGCAGATGGCTCCTGGCCGGAGCCGCAGTCCTTGCTTCCTTTGCCTTGCCGCTCTCCGCCGGCAGCCTCGAGACCTTGACCCTGCCGGGGCCCGGTGGGAACGGCGGGATGTACCTGCCGGATCTTCAGGCCACCTATCCGGGTGTCGATTGGCAGACTCTCGACCGGCTGTACATTCCGGCGGCGCACTACCGGTTCATTCGCCTGGGCAACCTGCCGCTGCGGTCGCCGACGAATCCGCTGGTGATCACCAACAGCGGCGGTCAAGTGCGCGTCGGCGGACTCGACTTTCACTATGTGTTCTCGATCACCGGCGGAGCAAATTGGAAGCTGACCGGCCGCTGGGATGCGGACGAGGCCACCGGCCATCCGGACTTCCGCGGTCACGCCGAGGGGGACTACGCGAACAGCCGAGGCACCTACGGCTTCTTGGTCGACGATGCCTTCGAGGACACCAACTCCGGCCTCGGCATCGGCGGCGGGGCGACGGACTTCGAGGTGGAGATGGTCGAGATCCGCCACGTCGGCTTCGCCGGCATGTCCGTCAAGACCGACGACGCCGGGGACGCCCACATGGAGAACGTTTCGATCCACGACAACTACATTCACGATGTGGGCAGCGAAGGGGTCTACTTCGGCAGCACCCAGAGTCAGCCACAGCACAAGATCTCGGGACTTCGCTTCTTCAACAACCGCATCGTTCGCACCGGCACCGAGGCGGTGCAGCTCGGGCAGCTCGGCGGCGGCTCGGAGATCCACCACAACGTCTTTGTGTGGGGTGCCCTGGACTGGAAGAGCCCCTTCCAGCCCTTCCAGGACAACAACGGCCAACTCTCCTCGCGAGAGGGTAGCGTCGAGATCCACCACAACGTTTTCATCGGCGGCGCCAGCAAGTTCTTCATCCTGTTCAACCAGGTGGTGGCGGGCGACACCCACCTGCCGACGGACCGGTTCCACCTACACGACAACTACTTCTCCCACAGCCGGCACTTCGGCGCCTATTTCCAGTCCGGCGCCGACGGCGTGACGCGCTTCACCTTCGAAGACAATTTCTTCCGCGCCATCCATTTCCACTACGACGAGCACAGTCCGGGGCAGCAGGACTTCAACGCCGTCTTCCGCATCTTCAACACCGCCAACCCGATCGAGGTTACCGGTAACCACTGGCAGGGTGATCAGGACCTGGTGCAGGCGGCCGGCGACAACGTGGCGCTCTCGGGCAACGTCAACGGCTTCGTCGATTTCTACGCCTTTGCCGACTCGGGCTTTCCAGCGGATTTTGATTACTTGTTGCTCGAAGAATGGGCGGACGTGTCCACCCAGGGCGCGGCGCCGATCTTCTATTCGCAGGGGGACTGGGTGATGCACGAAGGCGCGCTCTACGAGTGCATCGCGCCGGGCAGCCACACCGACCGGCGGCCGCCGGACTTTCCCGACACCTGGGCGCCACGCCCCCTGCCGCCGGACGACCTGCGGCGTGATCCGGACGGGCCCTACCGGGGGATCGGACTGCTGGACGAGAGCGGGATCTTCGTGGACGGCTTCGAGAGCGGAGACACCGGGGCCTGGAGCGCGGTGAGTTTCTAG
- a CDS encoding SDR family oxidoreductase, with translation MGDDSKWVVITGVTRGLGRALARAFADEGWRVAGCGRSEDALSSLTEELGETHRFAALDVSDTAAVAAWGEEVMAAHGAPHLLINNAALINSNAPLWEVPAEEIDRLFAVNLAGVCHVIRAWVPAMVARRRGVIVNLSSGWGRSTAPEVAPYCASKWGIEGLSRSLAQELPAGMAAVPLNPGIIHTEMLSEAFGAGAASYPKPGEWVKRAMPLLLGLGPEHNGRPMTVPGS, from the coding sequence ATGGGGGACGATTCGAAGTGGGTGGTGATCACCGGGGTGACCCGGGGTTTGGGGCGTGCCCTGGCGCGAGCCTTCGCCGACGAGGGCTGGCGGGTGGCCGGTTGTGGGCGCAGCGAAGATGCTCTCTCCTCGCTCACCGAAGAACTCGGCGAGACCCACCGATTCGCGGCCCTGGATGTTTCCGACACCGCGGCGGTGGCGGCCTGGGGTGAAGAGGTGATGGCGGCCCACGGCGCGCCGCACCTGCTGATCAACAACGCCGCGCTGATCAACTCGAACGCTCCGCTGTGGGAAGTTCCGGCGGAGGAGATCGACCGCCTGTTCGCCGTCAACCTGGCGGGGGTTTGCCACGTGATTCGCGCCTGGGTGCCAGCGATGGTGGCGCGGCGTCGCGGGGTGATCGTGAATCTGAGCTCCGGCTGGGGGCGCTCCACGGCCCCGGAAGTGGCGCCCTACTGCGCCAGCAAATGGGGCATCGAAGGCCTGAGCCGCTCCCTCGCCCAGGAACTGCCGGCGGGAATGGCGGCGGTGCCTTTGAATCCGGGGATCATCCACACGGAAATGCTCAGCGAGGCCTTCGGTGCCGGCGCCGCTTCGTACCCGAAGCCGGGGGAGTGGGTGAAGCGGGCCATGCCGCTGCTTCTGGGCCTCGGGCCGGAGCACAACGGCCGGCCGATGACCGTGCCGGGAAGCTAG
- a CDS encoding secondary thiamine-phosphate synthase enzyme YjbQ, which produces MIHRVTLPVSGQGLHEFTGQVARVVAGSGIEEGLCTIFLQHTSASLTIQENADPSARQDLENWLARLVPENDPLYTHTAEGPDDMPSHIRAALTSSSLSIPIVDGALALGTWQGIFLWEHRKSRHERRIVIHLG; this is translated from the coding sequence GTGATCCACCGGGTGACCCTACCGGTCTCCGGCCAGGGGCTGCACGAGTTCACCGGCCAGGTCGCCCGGGTCGTCGCAGGGAGCGGCATCGAGGAAGGCCTGTGCACCATCTTCCTGCAGCACACCTCCGCCAGCCTCACCATCCAGGAGAACGCCGATCCCTCCGCCCGGCAGGACCTGGAGAACTGGCTCGCACGGCTGGTGCCGGAGAACGATCCGCTCTACACCCACACCGCCGAAGGACCGGACGACATGCCGTCGCACATTCGAGCGGCGCTGACCTCCAGCAGCCTGTCGATTCCGATCGTCGACGGCGCCCTCGCCCTCGGCACCTGGCAGGGCATCTTCCTGTGGGAGCACCGCAAGAGCCGCCACGAGCGGCGAATCGTCATCCACCTCGGCTGA
- a CDS encoding fatty acid desaturase, whose product MIEPVAEHPKMHLTWQSIPFFLVHIACIAAFWLPFSWGLVAFCFGMYFIRMFAITAGFHRYFSHRTFKTSRAFQFILALLGTLSLQKGPLWWAAHHRHHHRHSDRHGDLHSPGLQGFLWAHVGWILTTEHNATDYDRVRDLAQYPELVWLNKFHLVPGIVAGILLVAFGGWEWLVWGLISTVITWHATFAINSLTHMIGRRRYKTKDDSRNSWIMALITLGEGWHNNHHYYKSSTRQGFFWWEIDITYYILRLLALFGVVWNLKEPSAKIKESNRIDGPEAVAVRTEPARSV is encoded by the coding sequence ATGATCGAACCCGTGGCTGAACATCCCAAAATGCACCTGACCTGGCAGTCGATTCCCTTTTTTCTGGTCCACATCGCCTGTATCGCGGCGTTTTGGCTGCCGTTTTCCTGGGGTCTGGTGGCTTTCTGCTTCGGCATGTACTTCATCCGCATGTTCGCCATCACCGCCGGCTTCCACCGCTACTTCTCGCACCGCACCTTCAAAACCAGCCGGGCGTTTCAGTTCATCCTGGCGCTCCTCGGGACTCTGAGTCTGCAGAAGGGGCCGCTGTGGTGGGCCGCCCACCATCGCCACCATCACCGCCACTCGGATCGCCACGGAGACCTCCATTCGCCGGGTCTGCAGGGCTTTCTTTGGGCCCATGTCGGGTGGATTCTGACCACCGAGCACAACGCCACGGACTACGACCGGGTGCGCGACCTCGCCCAGTACCCGGAACTCGTCTGGCTCAACAAGTTTCACCTGGTGCCGGGAATCGTCGCCGGTATCCTGCTGGTGGCCTTCGGCGGCTGGGAGTGGCTGGTGTGGGGCCTGATCTCGACGGTCATCACCTGGCACGCGACCTTCGCTATCAACAGCCTGACGCACATGATCGGCCGCCGCCGCTACAAGACCAAGGACGACAGCCGCAATAGCTGGATCATGGCCTTGATCACCCTCGGCGAGGGCTGGCACAACAACCACCACTACTACAAGAGTTCCACCCGCCAGGGCTTCTTCTGGTGGGAGATCGACATCACCTACTACATCCTGCGCCTTCTCGCCCTGTTCGGCGTCGTGTGGAACCTGAAAGAGCCTTCCGCCAAGATCAAGGAAAGCAATCGGATCGACGGCCCGGAAGCGGTCGCCGTGCGTACCGAACCGGCGCGCTCGGTTTAG
- a CDS encoding HAMP domain-containing sensor histidine kinase: MTRRRTSHIVTAYVLSLLMAIGLLVFWVIYIVRSGTRLDELGSRVGVPTDNFHWFVLTLGCVLFALLIGGLTYQLVQALVARRYSAKQEEFISNITHEMKSPLAAIKVHAQTLRDQPNLDSAMAERSLKRILQQSDRMAHLVDNVLESSRLLARREPPQLEPVRVPAFFASYFEETVERLDHRGVRLVPHLASASSVMASEQALHRVMDNLLDNAERFSARGGEVRCRVTDQEAVVLIEVEDDGIGVPKKELAKIFDRFYQAARDGQRDGRRRGGTGLGLSIVSQLVRQMGGEIRAYSQEGRPGTRFVIELPMTEPNSGASTP, translated from the coding sequence ATGACCCGTCGCCGCACATCACACATCGTCACGGCCTATGTCCTGTCGCTGTTGATGGCCATCGGCTTGCTGGTTTTCTGGGTGATCTACATTGTGCGTTCCGGCACCCGCCTCGACGAGTTGGGCAGCCGCGTCGGGGTACCGACGGACAATTTCCACTGGTTTGTGCTCACCCTGGGCTGCGTCTTGTTCGCTCTCCTGATCGGCGGCCTGACCTATCAACTCGTCCAGGCCCTGGTGGCGCGGCGCTACTCCGCCAAGCAGGAGGAATTCATCTCCAACATCACCCACGAAATGAAATCGCCGCTGGCGGCCATCAAGGTGCACGCCCAAACCTTGCGCGACCAACCGAATCTCGACAGCGCGATGGCCGAACGCTCCCTCAAGCGCATCCTCCAGCAGTCCGATCGCATGGCCCACCTAGTGGACAACGTGCTGGAGAGCAGCCGCCTCCTGGCGCGGCGCGAGCCACCGCAACTGGAGCCTGTTCGCGTCCCGGCCTTCTTTGCGTCCTACTTCGAAGAGACCGTGGAACGCCTCGATCATCGCGGCGTGCGATTGGTCCCGCATCTCGCCTCGGCGAGCTCGGTGATGGCCTCGGAGCAGGCCCTCCACCGGGTGATGGACAATCTGCTCGACAACGCCGAACGCTTCTCCGCCCGCGGCGGCGAGGTACGCTGCCGGGTGACGGATCAGGAAGCGGTGGTGCTGATCGAGGTCGAAGATGACGGCATTGGCGTGCCCAAGAAGGAGCTGGCGAAGATCTTCGACCGCTTCTATCAGGCGGCGCGGGATGGCCAGAGGGATGGCAGGAGGCGCGGAGGCACCGGCCTAGGCTTGTCGATCGTCTCCCAGCTGGTGCGACAGATGGGCGGCGAAATCCGCGCCTACTCCCAGGAGGGGCGGCCGGGCACCCGCTTCGTGATCGAGCTACCGATGACCGAACCCAATTCCGGAGCCTCCACCCCGTGA
- a CDS encoding VCBS repeat-containing protein, with amino-acid sequence MRRSSTLLLVLVLLAAPAAADWLDFTDESAARWVTDEGAADPVGLTDPFEKDFAHADLDNDGDTDLVVVRKVRFSTPGGKRNALFMNEGGVLTDRTADLAPDFADETDDRDVLLADVNGDRWIDLVTVTTFAEQPRIYMNLGKDSDDNWLGLDWVAADGRLPTFSPAPQFCAVAAGDVNGDGALDLFFVDYNNSLEDRLLINDGNGFFTDETDSRMTAAMSQSAFGTDAQILDMNADGAPDIVKLSTLDDFPNSVRILYNAGGDDLGTFDDLHHVYEGQPYMLEVDDLNNDGRPDIYIVDDLDDRYLLNTGVDIGTGRAQFTTIVQADEVTSDFGGNTYIVDLDRDGWRDVLIADVDTDFQICTDIQPAVLQNMGNAPNVGLSDPFDAVQPPWLPTGTFDFAVFDIDGDEWLDIVAGTCTGNQVFMNPGGRIFEDGFESGDIDVWSTAVE; translated from the coding sequence ATGCGCCGCTCCTCGACCCTGCTTCTCGTTTTGGTTCTTCTCGCCGCGCCGGCAGCCGCCGACTGGCTGGACTTCACCGACGAGTCCGCGGCCCGGTGGGTCACGGACGAGGGCGCCGCCGACCCGGTGGGCTTGACGGATCCCTTCGAGAAGGACTTCGCCCACGCCGACCTCGACAACGACGGCGACACCGATCTGGTCGTGGTGCGCAAGGTGCGCTTCTCCACCCCCGGCGGCAAGAGAAACGCTCTGTTCATGAACGAGGGCGGCGTGTTGACGGACCGCACTGCGGACCTGGCGCCGGACTTCGCCGACGAGACCGACGACCGGGACGTTCTGCTGGCGGACGTGAACGGCGACCGCTGGATCGATCTGGTGACGGTGACCACCTTCGCCGAGCAGCCGCGCATCTATATGAACCTGGGCAAGGACAGCGACGACAATTGGCTGGGCCTCGATTGGGTGGCGGCGGACGGCCGCCTGCCGACCTTCAGCCCGGCACCGCAGTTTTGCGCCGTGGCGGCCGGCGACGTGAACGGCGATGGCGCGCTCGATCTCTTCTTCGTGGACTACAACAACTCACTCGAAGACCGCCTGCTGATCAATGACGGCAACGGCTTCTTCACCGATGAGACCGACTCGCGGATGACCGCGGCGATGTCCCAGTCGGCCTTCGGCACCGATGCCCAGATTCTCGACATGAACGCCGATGGCGCCCCGGACATCGTCAAGCTCTCGACGCTAGACGACTTCCCGAACTCCGTGCGCATCCTGTACAACGCCGGTGGCGACGACCTCGGCACCTTTGACGACCTGCACCACGTCTACGAGGGGCAGCCCTACATGCTAGAGGTCGACGACCTCAACAACGACGGCCGGCCGGATATCTACATCGTGGACGACTTGGACGACCGCTACCTCTTGAACACCGGAGTCGACATCGGCACCGGCCGCGCCCAGTTCACCACCATTGTCCAGGCCGACGAGGTGACCTCTGACTTTGGCGGCAACACCTACATCGTGGACCTCGACCGCGACGGCTGGCGGGACGTGCTGATCGCCGACGTCGATACCGACTTCCAGATCTGTACCGACATCCAGCCGGCGGTGCTTCAGAATATGGGCAACGCTCCCAACGTCGGCCTCTCCGACCCCTTCGACGCGGTACAGCCGCCGTGGCTCCCCACCGGCACCTTCGACTTCGCCGTTTTCGACATCGACGGCGACGAATGGCTCGACATCGTCGCCGGCACCTGCACCGGCAACCAGGTGTTCATGAACCCCGGCGGCAGGATTTTCGAAGACGGCTTCGAATCCGGCGACATCGACGTTTGGAGCACCGCGGTCGAATAA
- a CDS encoding response regulator transcription factor translates to MTTAESDEAFRLLVVEDEEAIAEGVILNLELKGYRVEWAKDGQEALDRTAADRFDLILLDVRLPKVDGFDVCRRLRDERNFTPILMLTARSQPDDVIYGLKLGADDYVVKPFDLAELLARVEVLLRRRSWSASDPAEGEGDRFAFGDFWVDFQSYQAQTRDGLVELSHKELAVMKIFTSRPGQAVTRRELLTEVWELPNHPNTRVVDNVILSLRRAFEENSWRPRHIHSVRGVGYRFEP, encoded by the coding sequence GTGACCACCGCTGAATCCGACGAGGCCTTCCGCCTGCTGGTGGTGGAAGACGAGGAGGCGATCGCCGAAGGGGTGATCCTCAATCTCGAACTCAAAGGCTACCGGGTAGAGTGGGCGAAGGACGGCCAGGAAGCCCTCGACCGCACCGCCGCCGACCGCTTCGACCTGATCTTGCTCGACGTGCGCCTTCCCAAGGTCGACGGCTTCGACGTCTGCCGGCGACTGCGGGACGAACGCAACTTCACTCCGATCCTGATGCTCACCGCCCGCAGTCAGCCGGACGACGTGATCTATGGCCTCAAGCTGGGGGCTGACGACTACGTGGTCAAGCCCTTCGATCTCGCCGAGCTGCTGGCGCGGGTGGAGGTGCTGCTGCGGCGGCGATCCTGGAGTGCCAGCGACCCGGCGGAGGGCGAAGGCGACCGGTTCGCTTTCGGCGACTTCTGGGTGGACTTCCAGAGCTATCAGGCGCAGACGCGCGACGGCCTGGTCGAGCTTTCCCACAAGGAGCTGGCGGTGATGAAGATCTTCACCAGCCGGCCCGGTCAGGCGGTGACCCGCCGGGAACTGTTGACGGAGGTGTGGGAGCTCCCCAACCACCCCAACACCCGGGTGGTAGACAACGTCATCCTCTCCCTGCGCCGTGCTTTCGAAGAGAACTCCTGGCGCCCGCGGCACATTCACAGCGTGCGCGGCGTCGGATATCGTTTTGAGCCTTGA
- a CDS encoding sulfatase — protein MPPLLRTLLAAALLLSLGCGGGGYSPRTSYQIAQRLIEEPPARVFHLSSLERIEQVRSWDFAKDREWTAPLTDVSDRFVTAGRTLTASKNYQSLERRVDLRASEFATFELVTGRTKGASFTLHWARDGEGFAQPRSLRVPASEIPRQRRQVVFFDLREHPLWEGRIRRLRIGIGAPAQRNVLLRHLKATTASTDPELLAATLSRPWQLDLEGDTRASWLTVPDIPVQRPVAALPRGARLRFAWSVPREYPETCRIDLTWHPEGEPARRLFEHQLEASEAGRWNRAEIDLAPEAGRAGKLAFTVTGASPERVRSAGLAAWASPEILRPLAGDRPPNVVLISIDTLRADRLSSYGYRLPTTPRLDAWAERAATLFENTIASAPWTLPGHASMFTGVNALHHGANHDAPLAGRYETLAESLRSAGYRTRAVTAAGFLVPQYGTAQGFDRFDYYRAPQQEVTPELEVNLGRAYAALDEMATEPFFLFFHTYETHAPYRPRQPWFQQLHGYPPPGTARPEFGVPEAEEGFVDRRVPGRPLDESATDDRPFGADRLRTDGGEDLARISSDLYDSSVAYMDHYIGEFIERIEALGPALIVLTSDHGEMLGEHGLAGHAYLYDENLKVPLIIAAPSGVGAGQKIAAQARSVDLAPTVLDLLGLPRPAGLDGRSLAPSMRGDRPAGPEPKAWSYAANTNRGLSFRLRNRLKVIYDNSVWPPVAGAARAYDLRQDPSEDSPTPPPAEALEELRTTFSELPGFWLTLNNPTAAPLHLRLEGSMITTSSLKSVALNGAELRLTEPEAANILLPAGGRSRLRMEVVPQGTLRVTTLTGGPKREARIHPRNLGSSNTLTWAWQRELWRPLDPGEKAAGVPTMQAEWVGEESAPDRTISDQDAELRENLRALGYID, from the coding sequence ATGCCCCCCTTGCTGAGGACCCTGCTGGCGGCGGCTCTGCTGCTGAGCCTCGGCTGTGGCGGAGGAGGCTACTCCCCGCGGACTTCCTACCAGATCGCCCAGCGATTGATCGAGGAACCGCCGGCTCGAGTCTTCCACTTGTCATCCCTCGAGCGCATCGAGCAGGTGCGATCCTGGGACTTCGCGAAGGATCGGGAATGGACGGCACCGCTGACGGATGTATCCGATCGCTTCGTGACGGCCGGCCGGACGCTGACGGCCTCCAAGAACTACCAATCCCTCGAGCGGCGGGTAGACCTGAGGGCCTCGGAGTTCGCCACCTTCGAACTGGTGACGGGCCGCACCAAGGGGGCCAGTTTCACCCTCCACTGGGCGCGGGACGGCGAAGGGTTCGCCCAGCCTCGCAGCCTTAGAGTGCCGGCGTCGGAGATCCCCCGGCAGCGCCGCCAGGTCGTGTTCTTCGACCTCCGTGAGCACCCGCTGTGGGAGGGGCGCATCCGCCGACTGCGCATCGGCATCGGGGCTCCCGCCCAGCGCAACGTGCTGCTCCGGCATCTGAAGGCGACCACCGCCTCCACCGATCCCGAATTGCTCGCCGCCACCCTCTCGCGCCCCTGGCAGTTGGATCTCGAAGGCGATACCCGCGCTTCCTGGCTCACCGTGCCGGACATTCCGGTGCAGCGACCCGTCGCCGCCCTCCCCCGAGGCGCCCGCTTGCGCTTCGCCTGGTCCGTGCCGCGGGAGTATCCGGAAACTTGCCGGATCGATCTCACCTGGCATCCGGAGGGAGAGCCGGCGCGCCGGCTCTTCGAACACCAGCTAGAAGCGAGCGAAGCCGGCCGCTGGAATCGCGCGGAGATCGACCTGGCGCCGGAAGCCGGCCGCGCCGGCAAGTTGGCCTTCACGGTCACCGGGGCATCGCCGGAACGGGTGCGCTCGGCTGGACTCGCCGCCTGGGCCTCGCCCGAGATCTTGCGGCCGCTGGCGGGCGATCGCCCGCCCAATGTGGTGCTGATCTCCATCGATACCCTGCGAGCGGACCGGCTGTCGAGCTACGGGTATCGCTTGCCGACCACGCCACGCCTCGACGCCTGGGCCGAACGCGCCGCCACCCTGTTCGAGAACACCATCGCTTCGGCCCCCTGGACCCTGCCGGGCCACGCATCGATGTTCACCGGCGTGAACGCCCTGCATCATGGAGCCAACCACGACGCACCGCTCGCCGGCCGCTACGAGACCCTCGCCGAATCCCTGCGCTCGGCGGGCTACCGAACCCGCGCCGTCACCGCCGCGGGCTTTCTGGTACCGCAGTACGGTACGGCCCAGGGCTTCGACCGCTTCGACTACTACCGCGCACCGCAACAGGAGGTCACCCCGGAGCTGGAAGTCAACCTAGGCCGCGCCTACGCGGCGTTGGACGAGATGGCTACCGAGCCCTTTTTCTTGTTCTTCCACACCTACGAGACCCACGCCCCCTACCGCCCGCGGCAACCCTGGTTCCAACAGCTCCACGGCTATCCCCCTCCGGGAACGGCGCGGCCGGAATTCGGTGTGCCGGAGGCCGAGGAGGGCTTCGTCGACCGGCGGGTGCCCGGGCGCCCCCTTGACGAATCGGCGACCGACGACCGGCCCTTCGGCGCCGACCGGCTGCGCACCGATGGGGGCGAAGATCTCGCTCGGATCTCCAGCGACCTCTACGACTCCTCCGTCGCCTACATGGACCACTACATCGGCGAGTTCATCGAGCGCATCGAAGCCCTGGGACCGGCGCTCATCGTGCTGACTTCGGATCACGGAGAGATGCTGGGAGAGCACGGCCTCGCCGGCCACGCCTACCTGTACGACGAAAACCTCAAGGTACCCCTGATCATCGCGGCGCCCAGCGGAGTCGGCGCCGGCCAGAAGATCGCCGCCCAGGCGCGCAGCGTCGATCTCGCCCCAACGGTGTTGGACCTCCTGGGCCTGCCTCGACCCGCCGGCCTCGACGGCCGGTCCCTCGCCCCCTCGATGCGCGGTGACCGGCCGGCGGGGCCAGAGCCCAAGGCCTGGAGCTACGCCGCCAACACCAACCGCGGCCTGTCCTTCCGCCTGCGCAACCGCCTCAAGGTGATCTACGACAACAGTGTATGGCCGCCGGTGGCGGGCGCGGCGCGGGCCTACGACCTGCGCCAGGATCCGAGCGAAGACTCGCCGACACCGCCGCCAGCGGAAGCCCTGGAAGAACTGCGGACGACCTTTTCCGAGCTGCCGGGCTTCTGGCTGACCCTGAACAACCCCACGGCCGCCCCTCTCCACCTGCGCCTCGAAGGGTCGATGATCACCACCAGCAGCCTCAAGTCCGTCGCCCTGAACGGCGCCGAACTCCGGCTGACGGAGCCCGAGGCCGCGAACATCCTCCTCCCCGCCGGCGGCCGCAGCCGCCTGCGGATGGAAGTGGTGCCGCAGGGCACCCTGCGGGTGACGACCCTCACCGGAGGTCCCAAGCGCGAAGCCCGCATCCATCCCCGCAACCTCGGCTCTTCCAACACCCTCACCTGGGCCTGGCAACGAGAACTGTGGCGTCCCCTCGACCCAGGCGAGAAGGCCGCCGGCGTGCCGACGATGCAAGCCGAGTGGGTCGGGGAAGAAAGCGCGCCGGACCGCACCATCTCAGACCAGGACGCGGAGCTGCGCGAGAACCTACGGGCCCTGGGCTACATCGACTAG
- the ytxJ gene encoding bacillithiol system redox-active protein YtxJ, translated as MAEIRTLTAAEQLDEAFAASSQRPVWLFKHSLTCPISSRAWHRYQRFVEDRPADDETLYTAVMIQQARPLSNDIAERTGVRHESPQAILLRDGRAVWNASHGAITEGSLAGAGA; from the coding sequence ATGGCCGAGATACGAACCCTGACCGCAGCAGAACAGCTCGACGAAGCCTTCGCCGCGTCGTCGCAGCGACCCGTCTGGCTGTTCAAGCACAGCCTGACCTGTCCCATCTCGTCACGCGCTTGGCACCGGTATCAGCGCTTTGTCGAAGACCGCCCGGCGGACGATGAAACCCTGTATACCGCGGTGATGATCCAGCAGGCCCGCCCGCTGTCGAACGACATCGCCGAGCGCACCGGCGTGCGCCACGAGTCACCGCAGGCCATCCTGCTGCGCGACGGCCGGGCGGTATGGAACGCCAGCCACGGTGCGATCACCGAGGGCTCCCTCGCCGGAGCGGGCGCGTGA